The following is a genomic window from Acidisarcina sp..
CAGGTGGTGGCGGCGCAGCATCTTGCCAATTTTGAGTTATGGCATGAGGAAGACAAGGCCCGTGCCCCGGGGGCGAGCGATCATGAGGTGGCCGAGGTCAAGCGATCGATTGACCGCCTCAACCAGCGCCGCAACGATCTGGCCGAGCGTTGTGACACCATGCTGATGGACTGGCTCTCCTCCCGCGGACTTCCCGCTCCCGAGGCCGAGCTGCACTCGGAGACCCCAGGATTGATCATCGATCGACTCTCCATCCTTGCGCTCAAGCTGTTTCACACCCAGGAGGAGATCGTGCGGCAGGAAGCGCCCCCTGGACACGCGGCGCGCAACCGCCAACGCCTGCATATTCTGTCGGACCAGCGAAGCGATCTGGCCGAATGTCTCGATCGGCTGTGGCAGCAGGTGCTGGCCGGTCAGCGCCGCATCAAGCTTTACCGTCAGATGAAGATGTACAACGACCCAACGCTGAACCCTGTACTCTATGGCAGGAAGTGAACGCGGCCTCACCGCGTTGAACCACTGTAAATTCAGGCGGAATCAACGGCTTCATGCCCTCACATCCGTTGCGGGAAATTGCGAGTGGTTGACGACAGACGCGGTTCTGCGTATAAAAACGATTTCAACGGGAAAGCAATTTTCAGGCGGCACTCGGAATCGCATTAGCTTCCCGTGCTTTGCTCAAGAGAATGGCCAGGGGCCTGGCTCCGGGCGCTTTACGGACAAGGAAATTTTCGTTATGCAAGAAGCACGTCATGGGAATGGCACTCGTCGCACACCCCGCCCAGCAGCGGGAAAGCCTCAAGCCGAAGGCAGCCCTGTCCATCACCCGCTGCCGCAAAAGGCCATGCATGACTACCAGTCGGGTCTGCAGTGGATGCAACAAGGCAAGTTCGAGAAGGCCAGAGTTCTCTTTCAAAAGCTTGTGGACTCTGGCCCGCCGGAACTTGGGGAAAGGGCGCGCGTGTATTTAGTCGCCTGTGAGCGAAACGCTCGCGAATCCAAACTCACCTTTGGGAATACGGGCGAGCAGTACGACTACGCGATCTCCTTGCTCAACACGGGGTACTATGAAGAGGCGCGGGAGCAGTTCGAGGATATTCTCCGCACCGACTCTGCGGCCGACTATGCGCACTACGGGCTGGCGATACTTCACAGCATGACTGGACAGGGCGAGGGTTGTCTCGATCATCTGGCGAAAGCAATTGAGTTGAACTCCCAGAACCGCATCCAGGCCCGCAGCGACTCTGATTTTCAGGACATGGCGGATGACCCTCGATTCACCGAGCTCCTCTACCCCGAGATCTCCTGACCAAACTTCGCCGGGAGCTGGCTCCCTGCAGAATGCTGGATCCATGACCGTCAATACAGCCATACAATGCGGCTCCGGGAAGCTTTCTACCTCGGGGACAGCCGATCTGACTTTGGAAACGCTCGCGGAGAGCGCGCATACATCCGCGCTACGGGTGGTCGCCATGGGCGGCGGAACCGGCCTTTCGACCTTGCTGCGCGGCCTGAAGTGGTACGTAGCCTCTCCTTCGCCGGCTACGGCTGGCTCACCGGCGGCTCAGCCGCACGGCGACTGCCCTCCTCTGATCAGCGATCTGGCGGCTGTCGTGACGGTTACCGACGACGGCGGTTCCAGCGGGCGCCTGCGCAAGGACTTCAACATCCTGCCCCCCGGCGACCTGCGCAATTGCATGGTGGCGCTCTCGGAAGATGAAACCCTCCTCACCCGGCTCTTCTGCCACCGTTTCCGCAGCGGCGAGGGGCTGGAGGGGCATAGTTTTGGCAATCTCTTCGTTGCCGCTCTGGCTGAGATTACGGGCGACTTCGCACAGGCGATCAAGCTCTCCTCGCAGGTGCTGGCCACACGCGGGCACATCTATCCGGCGACCATCTCGAACGTCAGCCTGAGCGCACGCATGGACGATGGCTCGGTGGTGCATGGAGAGACCAACATTACCGCCAGCAAACACCGCATCGCGCAGCTCATTCTGGAACCGGCAGACGCCGTGCCGCTGCCCGAGACGCTGGACGCCCTTGCGCGAGCGGACCTCATCACCATCGGTCCCGGATCTCTCTACACCAGCCTGATCACCAATCTTCTGGTCAAGGGCATTCCGGAGGCTCTGGCGGCTGCTCGCGGAACCCGCGTCTACGTCTGCAATCTGATGACACAGGCCAACGAGAGCCTGAATCTGACCGCCTCCCAGCACATCGAGCGCATCTACGAGCACACGGGTGGTCCCATCTTCGACTACGTTCTGGTGAATACGGCTCCCGTATCCGAAGAGCTGC
Proteins encoded in this region:
- a CDS encoding gluconeogenesis factor YvcK family protein, producing the protein MTVNTAIQCGSGKLSTSGTADLTLETLAESAHTSALRVVAMGGGTGLSTLLRGLKWYVASPSPATAGSPAAQPHGDCPPLISDLAAVVTVTDDGGSSGRLRKDFNILPPGDLRNCMVALSEDETLLTRLFCHRFRSGEGLEGHSFGNLFVAALAEITGDFAQAIKLSSQVLATRGHIYPATISNVSLSARMDDGSVVHGETNITASKHRIAQLILEPADAVPLPETLDALARADLITIGPGSLYTSLITNLLVKGIPEALAAARGTRVYVCNLMTQANESLNLTASQHIERIYEHTGGPIFDYVLVNTAPVSEELRTRYASEGAAPIEADIDRIEALGVRVIVGDFAAEGSVLRHDADCVARTLMQIGIASQARRSAD
- a CDS encoding tetratricopeptide repeat protein; its protein translation is MQEARHGNGTRRTPRPAAGKPQAEGSPVHHPLPQKAMHDYQSGLQWMQQGKFEKARVLFQKLVDSGPPELGERARVYLVACERNARESKLTFGNTGEQYDYAISLLNTGYYEEAREQFEDILRTDSAADYAHYGLAILHSMTGQGEGCLDHLAKAIELNSQNRIQARSDSDFQDMADDPRFTELLYPEIS
- a CDS encoding DUF4254 domain-containing protein, translating into MLSAWNITELQDEYTRLWHQHTEALPAESRDEFLQVVAAQHLANFELWHEEDKARAPGASDHEVAEVKRSIDRLNQRRNDLAERCDTMLMDWLSSRGLPAPEAELHSETPGLIIDRLSILALKLFHTQEEIVRQEAPPGHAARNRQRLHILSDQRSDLAECLDRLWQQVLAGQRRIKLYRQMKMYNDPTLNPVLYGRK